In Fusarium oxysporum f. sp. lycopersici 4287 chromosome 2, whole genome shotgun sequence, a genomic segment contains:
- a CDS encoding hypothetical protein (At least one base has a quality score < 10) codes for MTYCQVIAESFDADIEITTVQNLDELHQLTATATAKAREGAGLRQLVQLRLANMGSHRYMVLSMAHALYDGWSLSLLFQDLQALLEGRLVTRSPVEPFLIKVLGSTNQKAKDFWTQYVEDASPSIIPTSETSSRPTENTLRRLESASKIGLSEIETACKRLSVSLQVLCQACWAITLARQTKKLDVLFGTVLSGRDFDGADNLVFPTMNTIALRCILHGSVFEFLRYLEENMIDIRDSQQYPLRKVQSATKLNGQELFNTLFILQKSPVAESSDRPLLTSIEASSATEYPLCVEAEAMSDTLLWRLALQPQCVWDGGPESILKTLDTVMGFLIQPGSSEILSFEEHGVSICGMAPVMLDDGSKSGSINSTDLSPEEDREWSHVEAEIRNILYQVSCVPVASIRISDNLYHLGLDSISAIKVSSLLQKNEINLRPQDLVKSSSIAEMAQLATQAQAIPSETLETTEEWVPPEDINLEVLLRARGIAKEDAEVLPALPMQVYMLSAWQKAEGSVFFPEFPCQIKTSVDLNGIQTAWDKLVSELPLLRTCFIPTQSPTIPVLQVVLKSYKLSLTQHPPMEKSNQAAQPLVRAHITLQEDCIWSFKLQIHHALYDGVSLPALLRRFSQLLHGSVVVENNGFAQWKNFVVRQASDAAQKDRRAFWAAYLHGTSSSSIAAKSQADVKNRISHLNESAIPDVSQIQAISTQSGISLQAWFLAAYARVLATRNNTPDNGSVVFGMYLANRAAASDSLPQVYPTLNLVPLRVDSPIELPLSSVARNIQRDIHQITSDGRSDVGLWEIDQWTGVQVKSFVNFLSLSNDTGSVENSVTVLSQEITDNSYHHHVPAQFEAARQGSFSVDGIPLAVDVEASVDKGRLAIGIFGSQQQISREEAVLVASSIADTLRHATE; via the exons ATGACATATTGTCAGGTCATTGCAGAATCTTTTGACGCCGATATTGAAATTACGACAGTTCAGAACTTGGATGAGCTGCATCAACTAACCGCAACAGCAACTGCAAAAGCCAGAGAAGGAGCAGGATTAAGGCAGCTGGTTCAGTTGAGATTGGCGAATATGGGCTCTCATCGATACATGGTCCTTTCCATGGCACACGCTCTTTACGATGGATGGTCCCTGAGTTTGCTCTTCCAGGATCTCCAGGCACTATTAGAAGGAAGGCTGGTTACCCGTTCTCCAGTAGAACCATTCCTTATAAAAGTACTGGGGTCCACGAACCAGAAGGCAAAGGACTTTTGGACGCAGTATGTCGAAGATGCTTCACCATCGATCATTCCTACAAGTGAAACGTCGTCCCGCCCAACTGAGAACACATTGCGAAGGTTGGAGTCCGCTTCGAAGATTGGCCTCTCCGAAATCGAAACAGCCTGCAAAAGGCTTTCTGTAAGCTTGCAGGTACTCTGCCAAGCTTGTTGGGCCATCACACTGGCACGTCAAACCAAAAAGCTCGATGTCCTCTTTGGCACAGTCTTATCGGGTCGGGATTTTGATGGGGCAGACAATCTTGTGTTCCCAACAATGAATACAATTGCCTTGCGATGTATTTTGCATGGCTCAGTGTTCGAGTTTCTACGATATCTTGAGGAGAACATGATCGATATCAGAGACTCTCAGCAATATCCACTGCGAAAAGTCCAATCAGCAACGAAGCTCAATGGACAAGAATTGTTCAACACCTTGTTCATCCTTCAAAAGTCTCCGGTAGCTGAATCATCAGATCGCCCTCTATTGACATCCATTGAAGCGTCTTCGGCCACCGAGTATCCTCTTTGCGTGGAAGCTGAAGCCATGTCTGATACTCTCCTATGGCGACTCGCTCTTCAGCCCCAGTGTGTCTGGGATGGAGGACCTGAAAGTATTTTGAAGACTTTAGATACTGTCATGGGTTTCCTGATACAGCCAGGCTCCTCAGAGATTCTATCCTTCGAGGAGCATGGCGTGTCCATCTGCGGCATGGCTCCTGTCATGCTGGACGATGGAAGCAAATCTGGGTCAATTAATTCTACAGATCTGTCGCCAGAGGAGGATCGGGAGTGGTCCCATGTGGAAGCCGAAATTCGAAACATTCTTTATCAGGTCTCGTGTGTTCCCGTTGCCTCAATCAGGATATCCGACAACCTCTACCACCTTGGTCTCGATTCAATTAGTGCCATCAAAGTGTCGTCCCTCCTGCAAAAGAATGAGATAAACCTCCGCCCTCAAGATCTTGTTAAATCCTCAAGCATCGCAGAAATGGCTCAACTCGCCACGCAAGCCCAGGCTATACCGTCAGAGACTCTGGAAACGACCGAAGAATGGGTCCCACCTGAAGACATCAATCTTGAAGTTCTGCTACGGGCTCGTGGAATAGCaaaagaagatgctgaagtACTTCCTGCACTGCCAATGCAAGTCTACATGCTCAGCGCATGGCAAAAGGCAGAGGGCTCTGTATTCTTCCCCGAGTTTCCATGTCAGATTAAGACTTCAGTTGATCTAAATGGCATTCAGACCGCCTGGGATAAACTTGTGTCTGAATTACCTCTCTTACGCACATGTTTCATTCCAACCCAATCCCCAACTATCCCGGTCTTGCAGGTGGTGCTCAAATCCTACAAGCTTTCCCTAACTCAGCATCCCCCCATGGAGAAGTCAAATCAGGCTGCCCAACCACTCGTTAGAGCGCACATCACGCTCCAGGAAGACTGCATCTGGTCATTCAAACTTCAGATCCACCACGCTCTGTACGATGGAGTCAGCCTTCCAGCCCTGTTACGACGATTCTCTCAACTACTGCATGGCTCTGTCGTTGTCGAGAACAATGGGTTTGCTCAGTGGAAGAACTTTGTAGTTCGTCAGGCTAGTGATGCAGCCCAGAAAGATAGACGAGCTTTCTGGGCAGCCTACTTACACGGCACTTCTTCCAGTTCAATTGCTGCTAAATCGCAAGCAGACGTAAAGAACCGAATCTCTCACTTAAACGAATCAGCGATACCAGATGTCAGTCAGATACAGGCTATTTCTACCCAGTCTGGCATTTCACTCCAGGCTTGGTTCCTTGCAGCTTATGCCAGAGTCCTCGCCACGCGAAACAACACACCAGACAATGGGTCAGTGGTGTTTGGCATGTATCTTGCCAACCGAGCCGCTGCCAGCGATAGTCTCCCTCAGGTCTACCCGACTCTGAACCTTGTTCCGTTGAGGGTTGACTCGCCCATAGAACTCCCTTTGTCTTCTGTTGCAAGGAATATCCAGAGAGACATTCACCAGATTACATCTGATGGACGATCAGACGTCGGTCTCTGGGAGATTGATCAATGGACTGGCGTACAAGTGAAATCGTTTGTCAACTTCCTGAGCCTCTCCAACGATACAGGTTCAGTAGAGAACTCGGTCACAGTTTTGTCACAAGAGATAACTGACAACTCGTACCACCATCACGTACCAGCTCAATTTGAGGCGGCTCGTCAGGGAAGCTTTTCGGTGGACGGCATTCCG ctggctgttgatgttgaggcttCCGTCGATAAGGGACGTCTTGCCATCGGTATTTTCGGCTCGCAGCAGCAGATCTCTCGAGAAGAGGCTGTGCTTGTGGCTTCCAGTATCGCGGACACTTTGAGACATGCCACCGAATGA
- a CDS encoding hypothetical protein (At least one base has a quality score < 10) — translation MATPTIDLPPTTCEEEVTAPILDNAQGLASAIGAAAVAAVAVGDGLTHGLGRVAYGKPYDGHISEEDGQFHDVDHKGAREAKQQKSLREAQEKWDAATMGPVTRVETVIAAEGGGGDGRGEREVWEGGGGGGGGGPEGVHLPPRKGADVAGQQVRAALSRSRLGRSNPSSSSSGSLSGASPYNATNTAVAAAASNNSPNNLNFTQTGRVTKSRHRSSLSAPIAASLVNAAATESARLSYEAKLTAALAANVAGTMAGSQSSTTTTALPSLKSNGLSSVPQKPKTNGTTPILSTASSMDKDAPVISFWGPEPIALPSRFVRIKRNLISGHEAELEASWARLITALRKEVSHIEDLGAHLIPSIEFGDLDDSVQTARFGHDLRRYGVGVVRKVVPRADTDTAVRETVDYLDSKRHIKALQQHDPACFDFFWTPAQVRSRAHPNVLSAQRFMMSLWETNPDDQLVTRLPITYVDRIRVHGNGENQSSSLNVPPLEPPQSADDWIQALQSSAGITAQVDNGSLERWEPDGYQRAGTYNHIFHGQWEDYDPWKCTSRTSVTTDLYNGYGACTIFRMFQGILALSTVEPGMVRLLPSPKLATAYYLLRPFFTTKNPPPENRTGPEWEAYLAPENWKLQTEPDSIIHGAVPGHAQRITETWHPHLHLRNSMITLPTLQPGDYIFWHPDLPYYLSSNNYGLKTPSGSKSEVSMLVYIPAAPLTQTNALYLARQRKAFQRGHPGPDFDSTGRGIVEEDAETRPGEKEIAEVGGPSSLQAMGLAPWEVAGTRSGSPPSEKSKSKADEDVEMEGDGDAKSLTSTSSISRAEAEVVRLANIILFPDRSMLGYSV, via the coding sequence ATGGCTACACCAACAATCGACTTACCACCGACAACGTGTGAAGAAGAGGTCACCGCGCCCATATTGGACAACGCTCAAGGACTAGCCTCTGCAAtaggagcagcagcagtggcGGCTGTAGCTGTCGGGGACGGTCTTACACATGGACTTGGAAGAGTCGCATATGGAAAACCATACGATGGTCACATCTCAGAAGAAGATGGTCAGTTCCACGATGTAGATCACAAAGGCGCACGTGAGGCGAAACAACAGAAAAGCCTTAGGGAGGCCCAAGAGAAGTGGGATGCTGCAACCATGGGACCGGTAACAAGGGTCGAAACAGTTATAGCGGCGgaaggtggaggaggagatggaagaggagagcGGGAGGTATGGgagggaggaggaggaggaggaggaggagggccAGAAGGGGTGCACTTGCCGCCTAGAAAAGGCGCTGATGTGGCAGGTCAACAGGTCAGAGCTGCTCTTTCCCGCTCCCGCCTTGGTCGGTCAAAcccctccagctccagctcaGGCTCACTATCAGGCGCATCCCCTTACAACGCTACCAAtactgctgttgctgctgctgcttctaACAACAGTCCCAATAACCTCAACTTCACACAAACCGGTCGCGTCACCAAGTCTCGCCATCGCTCTTCTCTTTCGGCACCAATCGCAGCGTCGCTTGTGAATGCTGCTGCTACGGAGAGTGCAAGATTATCCTACGAGGCAAAGCTTACCGCGGCACTAGCTGCTAACGTCGCCGGCACAATGGCGGGTAGCCAGTCAAGCACAACGACGACAGCTCTCCCCTCGCTAAAATCGAACGGCCTCTCCTCGGTGCCGCAAAAGCCCAAAACAAATGGAACAACACCGATCCTCAGCACCGCCTCTTCTATGGACAAAGATGCTCCCGTGATTTCCTTTTGGGGCCCAGAGCCAATTGCTCTGCCCTCCCGCTTCGTCCGCATCAAGCGCAACCTAATCAGTGGTCACGAAGCTGAGCTCGAAGCTAGTTGGGCCCGCCTCATTACTGCACTTCGCAAAGAGGTCAGCCACATAGAGGACCTTGGGGCTCACCTCATTCCTTCGATTGAGTTTGGCGACCTAGATGACTCTGTTCAGACTGCGCGCTTTGGACATGATCTCAGGCGCTACGGTGTCGGCGTCGTCCGCAAGGTCGTACCAAGAGCAGACACGGATACTGCAGTCCGCGAAACGGTCGACTATCTCGATAGCAAACGCCACATCAAGGCACTCCAGCAGCATGATCCAGCTTGTTTCGACTTCTTTTGGACACCAGCTCAAGTCCGCTCGAGAGCGCACCCCAACGTTCTCAGCGCCCAACGATTTATGATGAGCCTATGGGAGACCAATCCAGACGATCAGCTTGTCACAAGACTCCCTATCACCTATGTCGATCGCATACGCGTACACGGAAATGGAGAGAACCAGTCTAGCAGTCTAAATGTGCCGCCGCTCGAGCCGCCACAATCCGCCGACGATTGGATTCAGGCATTACAATCATCTGCGGGTATCACAGCACAAGTTGACAACGGGTCTTTGGAGCGCTGGGAGCCCGACGGTTATCAACGTGCCGGCACCTATAACCATATCTTTCATGGTCAATGGGAAGACTACGATCCTTGGAAATGTACCAGTCGCACTTCTGTGACAACTGATCTTTACAATGGCTACGGTGCCTGCACTATCTTCCGCATGTTTCAGGGCATCTTGGCACTCTCCACTGTCGAACCTGGCATGGTTCGCCTCTTGCCTTCCCCCAAGCTTGCAACAGCTTACTACCTCCTCCGACCCTTTTTCACAACCAAGAATCCTCCACCAGAGAATCGCACTGGGCCTGAATGGGAGGCATATCTTGCTCCCGAGAATTGGAAGCTGCAAACTGAGCCTGATTCCATCATTCACGGAGCTGTCCCGGGACATGCACAAAGAATTACTGAAACATGGCACCCCCATCTGCATCTACGAAATAGCATGATTACTTTGCCAACGCTACAGCCTGGAGACTACATATTCTGGCACCCCGACCTTCCATACTACCTCTCCAGTAACAACTATGGTCTCAAAACACCCAGTGGAAGCAAGAGTGAAGTCAGCATGCTCGTGTACATTCCGGCAGCTCCGCTCACGCAAACAAATGCACTTTATCTTGCGCGTCAAAGGAAGGCATTCCAGAGGGGCCATCCCGGCCCAGACTTCGATTCCACGGGAAGAGggattgttgaagaggacGCTGAAACACGGCCTGGTGAAAAGGAAATTGCCGAAGTCGGGGGTCCCTCTTCACTACAGGCTATGGGTCTTGCGCCATGGGAAGTTGCAGGCACTCGCTCTGGATCACCACCCTCGGAAAAGTCCAAGTCTAAGGccgatgaggatgttgagatggagggagACGGAGACGCCAAGAGCCTTACAAGCACATCATCGATTTCCCgcgctgaggctgaggttgtGCGCCTAGCCAATATTATCCTCTTTCCAGATCGCTCAATGCTGGGATACTCGGTTTGA
- a CDS encoding choline dehydrogenase (At least one base has a quality score < 10) yields the protein MTTEYLPASASSAYDYIIVGGGTAGCVLASCLSSYLPERKVLMIEAGPSDFGLNNVLNLREWLSLLGGDLDYDYPTTEQPNGNSHIRHSRAKVLGGCSSHNTLISFRPFRHDMDRWVAKGCKGWDFETVMRNVDNLRNQLNPVHPRHRNQLTKDWVKACSEAMGIPIIHDFNHEISEKGQLTQGAGFFSVSYNPDTGHRSSASVAYIHPILRGDERRPNLTVLTEAHVSKVIVENDVATGINVTLKSGEKHTLNARKEIILSAGAVDTPRLLLHSGIGPKGQLEDLKIPVVKDIPGVGENLLDHPETIIMWELNKPVPANQTTMDSDAGIFLRREPKNAAGNDGDAADVMMHCYQIPFHLNTERLGYPIIKDGYAFCMTPNIPRPRSRGRIYLTSADPTVKPALDFRYFTDPEGYDAATLVHGIKAARKIAQQSPFKDWLKGEVAPGPKIQTDEEISEYARRVAHTVYHPAGTTKMGDVERDEMAVVDPELKVRGISKLRIVDAGIFPEMPTINPMVTVLAVGERAAELIAQEEGWKPKHSRL from the coding sequence ATGACTACTGAGTATCTTCCCGCTTCTGCCAGCTCCGCCTACGACTATATCATCGTAGGTGGTGGCACGGCTGGATGTGTTCTGGCTTCCTGCCTATCCTCCTACCTTCCTGAGCGCAAGGTTCTTATGATTGAGGCTGGCCCTTCAGACTTCGGTCTCAACAATGTCCTGAACCTTCGCGAGTGGTTATCTCTCCTTGGTGGTGATCTCGACTACGATTATCCCACAACTGAGCAGCCCAATGGCAACAGTCACATCCGACACTCACGTGCAAAGGTTCTCGGTGGATGCTCCTCTCACAACACTCTCATCTCCTTCCGCCCCTTCCGCCACGACATGGATCGTTGGGTCGCCAAGGGCTGCAAGGGCTGGGACTTCGAAACCGTTATGCGTAACGTTGACAACTTGCGCAACCAGCTGAACCCCGTTCACCCCCGTCACCGTAACCAGCTCACCAAGGACTGGGTCAAGGCCTGCTCCGAGGCCATGGGCATTCCCATCATCCACGACTTCAATCACGAGATCTCTGAGAAGGGACAGTTGACCCAGGGCGCTGGTTTCTTCTCTGTCTCCTACAACCCTGACACCGGCCACCGCAGCAGTGCTTCCGTCGCCTATATTCACCCTATCCTTCGTGGCGATGAGCGACGACCCAACTTGACCGTCCTCACTGAGGCCCATGTCTCAAAGGTCATTGTCGAAAACGACGTTGCCACTGGCATCAATGTCACTCTCAAGTCCGGCGAGAAGCATACTCTTAACGCCCGCAAGGAGATCATCTTGTCTGCTGGTGCTGTCGATACCCCCAGGCTTCTCCTTCACTCTGGTATTGGACCCAAGGGCCAGCTTGAGGACCTCAAGATTCCTGTTGTCAAGGACATTCCAGGTGTCGGCGAGAACCTCCTAGACCACCCGGAGACCATTATTATGTGGGAGCTCAACAAGCCCGTTCCTGCTAATCAGACCACCATGGATTCCGATGCTGGTATTTTCCTGCGACGAGAGCCTAAGAACGCTGCTGGTAACGACGGCGATGCCGCTGATGTCATGATGCACTGCTACCAGATTCCCTTCCACCTCAACACAGAGCGTCTAGGGTATCCTATTATCAAGGACGGTTACGCCTTCTGCATGACACCCAATATTCCCCGTCCTCGCTCCCGTGGCCGCATCTACTTGACTTCAGCCGACCCTACTGTCAAGCCTGCTCTCGATTTCCGTTACTTCACCGACCCCGAGGGTTACGACGCCGCCACCCTGGTCCACGGCATCAAGGCTGCCCGAAAGATTGCGCAGCAGAGCCCCTTCAAGGACTGGCTCAAGGGAGAAGTCGCCCCTGGTCCCAAGATCCAAACGGATGAGGAGATTAGTGAATATGCTCGCCGAGTTGCCCACACAGTCTACCACCCTGCCGGTACCACTAAGATGGGTGACGTTGAGCGTGATGAGATGGCTGTTGTTGACCCCGAGCTCAAGGTTCGTGGAATCAGCAAGCTCCGCATTGTTGATGCTGGTATCTTCCCCGAGATGCCAACAATCAACCCTATGGTGACTGTGCTCGCTGTTGGTGAGCGAGCTGCCGAGCTCATTGCTCAAGAGGAGGGCTGGAAGCCCAAGCACTCCCGACTGTAA